One Microbacterium sp. No. 7 genomic window carries:
- the wrbA gene encoding NAD(P)H:quinone oxidoreductase, with amino-acid sequence MTRITVVYYSSTGNVHQLAEAIAEGAGAQGAEVRLRRAAELAPDAAIDANPAWRQHLDATRDIPVATPDDLAWSDGYAFGSPSRFGAPAAQLKQFIDTLGGTWARGDLADRAATVFTSAQNAHGGQEAVSLSLFATLSHFGAIIVPPGYTDASIAAAGGNPYGISVTSGAKPRTATDADLAAARYQGGRLARVAGRLAALRDTDA; translated from the coding sequence ATGACCAGAATCACCGTCGTCTACTACTCGTCGACCGGGAACGTGCACCAGCTCGCCGAGGCGATCGCCGAGGGCGCGGGCGCCCAGGGCGCCGAGGTGCGCCTGCGGCGGGCCGCCGAGCTCGCCCCGGATGCCGCGATCGACGCGAACCCGGCCTGGCGGCAGCACCTCGACGCGACGCGCGACATCCCGGTCGCGACGCCCGACGACCTCGCGTGGTCCGACGGCTACGCGTTCGGGTCGCCGTCGCGCTTCGGCGCCCCCGCCGCGCAGCTCAAGCAGTTCATCGACACCCTGGGCGGCACGTGGGCGCGCGGCGACCTCGCCGACCGTGCCGCGACCGTGTTCACGAGCGCGCAGAACGCGCACGGCGGTCAGGAGGCCGTCTCGCTGTCGCTGTTCGCGACGCTCAGCCACTTCGGCGCGATCATCGTGCCGCCCGGGTACACCGACGCGAGCATCGCCGCGGCGGGCGGCAACCCCTACGGCATCTCGGTGACGTCGGGCGCGAAGCCGCGCACGGCCACCGACGCCGACCTCGCGGCCGCGCGCTATCAGGGCGGCCGCCTCGCGCGCGTGGCCGGCCGCCTCGCCGCGCTCCGCGACACCGACGCCTGA
- a CDS encoding LysR substrate-binding domain-containing protein encodes MELQQLRYVVALAETRSFTRAAEQCHVVQSALSHQIKAVERELGTALFVRNSRRVEITEAGERFVAHARDALAAVGRAGAVAIAGHVGGSLTLGMIPTVTALDVPALLGAFHRAHPHVHVALRGASSEQLIAAVQAGRVDAAFVGLPEDSGPARGIRMRELSRAAHVAVVSAQHRLATRRRLTLRDLADETFVDFTAASRGRAQSDLAFERAGLARSVVFEVSSPEMICGLVAQNLAVAFLPAAFVADRPGLVTLPVVGGPGRVEHLVWDDFNPSPAASAFLALVDAQLAAASAAGREG; translated from the coding sequence ATGGAACTGCAGCAGCTGCGCTACGTCGTCGCCCTCGCCGAGACCCGCAGCTTCACGCGGGCCGCCGAGCAGTGCCACGTCGTGCAGTCGGCGCTCAGCCACCAGATCAAGGCCGTCGAGAGGGAGCTCGGCACGGCCCTGTTCGTACGGAACAGCCGGCGGGTCGAGATCACCGAGGCGGGCGAGCGGTTCGTCGCGCACGCGCGCGACGCCCTCGCGGCCGTCGGGCGCGCCGGTGCCGTGGCGATCGCGGGGCACGTCGGCGGAAGCCTCACGCTCGGCATGATCCCCACCGTCACGGCGCTCGACGTGCCCGCGCTGCTCGGCGCCTTCCACCGCGCGCACCCGCACGTGCACGTGGCCCTGCGCGGCGCCTCGAGCGAGCAGCTGATCGCCGCCGTGCAGGCGGGGCGCGTCGACGCCGCCTTCGTGGGGCTGCCCGAGGACTCCGGCCCGGCCCGCGGCATCCGCATGCGCGAGCTGTCGCGGGCGGCGCACGTCGCCGTCGTGAGCGCTCAGCACCGGCTCGCGACACGGCGCCGGCTCACGCTGCGCGATCTCGCGGACGAGACCTTCGTCGACTTCACGGCCGCGAGCCGCGGACGCGCGCAGAGCGATCTCGCGTTCGAGCGAGCGGGCCTCGCGCGCTCGGTCGTGTTCGAGGTCTCGTCGCCCGAGATGATCTGCGGCCTCGTCGCGCAGAACCTCGCGGTCGCGTTCCTGCCGGCGGCGTTCGTGGCCGACCGGCCGGGACTCGTGACGCTGCCCGTCGTCGGCGGGCCGGGCCGGGTCGAGCACCTGGTCTGGGACGACTTCAACCCGAGTCCCGCGGCATCCGCCTTTCTCGCGCTCGTCGACGCGCAGCTCGCGGCCGCATCGGCGGCGGGCCGGGAAGGGTAG
- a CDS encoding YciI family protein produces MRYALLLHYPEPAEGELDAERMEEGMRAFDAYAKALAAAGVLGGADVLHPSTATTTVTAVSGAPTVQSGPFADGPERLGGVITIEVDDLDAAIEWAARAPSAAWGHVEVRPVATRFVDGEWR; encoded by the coding sequence ATGCGATACGCACTGCTCCTGCACTACCCGGAGCCCGCCGAGGGCGAGCTCGACGCCGAGCGGATGGAGGAGGGGATGCGGGCTTTCGACGCCTATGCGAAGGCGCTCGCCGCCGCGGGCGTGCTCGGCGGGGCCGACGTGCTCCACCCCTCCACGGCCACGACGACGGTCACCGCGGTCTCCGGAGCGCCGACGGTGCAGTCGGGGCCGTTCGCCGACGGGCCCGAGCGGCTCGGCGGGGTGATCACGATCGAGGTCGACGACCTGGACGCCGCGATCGAATGGGCCGCCCGGGCGCCGTCCGCCGCGTGGGGACACGTCGAGGTGCGGCCCGTCGCGACGCGGTTCGTCGACGGCGAGTGGCGGTGA
- a CDS encoding TetR/AcrR family transcriptional regulator: MASNRERAIGAAIEILATDGIRALTHRRVDERAGLPAGSTSNAFRTRSALLVGITEHMVATELPAIALPSAPPEQDAASPALLADALIALFDLLTGPLRTQTAARLALFVEAGHDEVIRAALGRGRSRVVEPIRSAFATAGAPDPDLAVQLVATCFEGLFLQVLGRHVDVDPRPIIAATVRAALIAE, translated from the coding sequence ATGGCGTCGAACCGGGAGCGCGCGATCGGCGCGGCCATCGAGATCCTCGCGACCGACGGCATCCGCGCCCTCACGCATCGTCGTGTCGACGAGCGCGCGGGCCTGCCCGCCGGCTCGACCTCCAACGCCTTCCGCACGCGCAGCGCGCTGCTCGTCGGCATCACCGAGCACATGGTCGCCACCGAGCTGCCCGCGATCGCGCTGCCCTCCGCCCCGCCGGAGCAGGATGCCGCGTCGCCCGCGCTGCTCGCCGATGCGCTGATCGCCCTGTTCGACCTCCTGACCGGACCGCTGCGCACCCAGACCGCGGCACGGCTCGCGCTGTTCGTCGAGGCCGGCCACGACGAGGTGATCCGCGCCGCGCTGGGTCGTGGCCGGTCCCGGGTCGTGGAGCCGATCCGCTCCGCGTTCGCCACCGCGGGCGCTCCCGACCCCGACCTCGCGGTGCAGCTCGTCGCGACCTGCTTCGAGGGGCTCTTCCTGCAGGTGCTCGGCCGCCACGTCGACGTCGACCCGCGGCCGATCATCGCCGCCACCGTGCGTGCGGCCCTGATCGCGGAGTGA
- a CDS encoding DUF6328 family protein, with translation MDERDDTGDADANDGRHETVNERWDRNWNELLQELRVIQTGTQIITGFLLAAVFQSRFSELDDFQLAVYLVLVVTSILTTALALAPVSLHRRLFRRRVKGKIVAYTSRFAQLALVGVGITMAGIGLLIFDIVLGRAWGVGVALGILAIVVVVWVVVPLVARRHTSRVEG, from the coding sequence GTGGACGAGCGGGATGACACCGGGGATGCCGATGCGAACGACGGGCGCCACGAGACCGTCAACGAGCGGTGGGACCGGAACTGGAACGAGCTGCTGCAGGAGCTGCGGGTCATCCAGACGGGCACGCAGATCATCACCGGCTTCCTGCTCGCCGCGGTGTTCCAGTCGCGCTTCTCGGAGCTCGACGACTTTCAGCTGGCCGTGTATCTCGTGCTGGTCGTCACGTCGATCCTGACGACGGCGCTCGCGCTCGCCCCCGTGAGCCTGCACCGGCGCCTGTTCCGCCGGCGCGTGAAGGGCAAGATCGTCGCGTACACGAGCCGGTTCGCGCAGCTGGCCCTCGTCGGCGTGGGGATCACGATGGCCGGCATCGGCCTGCTGATCTTCGACATCGTCCTGGGCCGCGCGTGGGGCGTGGGCGTCGCGCTCGGCATCCTCGCGATCGTGGTCGTCGTCTGGGTCGTCGTGCCGCTCGTGGCGCGGCGCCACACGTCGCGCGTCGAGGGCTGA
- a CDS encoding SDR family NAD(P)-dependent oxidoreductase produces the protein MDFSAAAAVVTGAGSGIGRSIAHEFASLGTRVLVADIDDDSAQSVAEEIRAAGGDARARAVDVTDADSVEALADEAFEAFGRVDILCNNAGVTWRPFRSVWDASLADFRWMTEVNYFGVVHGVFAFLPRMRAQAGRKQIVNTSSLATLSTSPGHAPYTASKHAVDGLSDVLREELVDHGDDFGVTVLYPGLITTNIGETSKSVRAQETGDDLSDAIAYTQVRTFDFPHNRPKGPENVGKQVVEAIRRNDPYCLTHPAPESEIAQRAKLWTRAYRGY, from the coding sequence ATGGACTTCAGTGCCGCCGCGGCGGTGGTGACCGGCGCGGGCAGCGGAATCGGGCGGTCGATCGCACACGAGTTCGCGAGTCTGGGAACGCGTGTGCTCGTTGCCGATATCGATGACGATTCGGCGCAGTCGGTCGCCGAGGAGATCAGGGCTGCAGGGGGAGACGCGCGAGCGCGGGCGGTCGACGTGACCGATGCCGACAGCGTCGAGGCCCTCGCCGACGAGGCGTTCGAGGCCTTCGGCCGGGTGGACATCCTCTGCAACAACGCCGGGGTGACCTGGCGTCCCTTCCGGTCGGTGTGGGATGCCAGCCTCGCGGACTTTCGCTGGATGACCGAGGTCAACTACTTCGGCGTGGTCCACGGCGTCTTCGCGTTCCTGCCGCGCATGAGAGCGCAGGCCGGCAGGAAGCAGATCGTCAACACGTCGTCGCTGGCGACGCTGTCGACGAGCCCGGGACACGCGCCCTACACGGCATCGAAGCATGCCGTCGACGGGCTGAGCGACGTGCTCCGGGAAGAGCTCGTCGACCACGGCGACGACTTCGGCGTGACGGTGCTCTATCCGGGACTGATCACCACGAACATCGGCGAGACCAGCAAGAGCGTCCGTGCGCAGGAGACCGGCGACGATCTGTCCGATGCGATCGCCTACACGCAGGTGCGGACGTTCGACTTTCCGCACAACCGGCCCAAGGGCCCCGAGAACGTCGGCAAGCAGGTGGTCGAGGCCATTCGCCGCAACGACCCATACTGCCTCACCCATCCGGCCCCCGAGAGCGAGATCGCGCAGCGCGCGAAGCTCTGGACCCGCGCCTATCGCGGCTATTGA
- a CDS encoding HtaA domain-containing protein, which yields MNLTWTIRRSFVDYVERSGGSVEASDGAHRSADGFVFETVESNAHSARYRGTVRFRAHGGLLDVIVADPQVRFEGAGGTIAVRASEDPSDPPVVLARVGEPDAAGAPQLRLTVDGARLLGDVYSPGELLDPFRAAGEDA from the coding sequence GTGAATCTGACCTGGACCATCCGCCGAAGCTTCGTCGACTACGTCGAACGATCCGGCGGCTCCGTCGAAGCATCCGACGGAGCGCACCGTTCCGCCGACGGCTTCGTCTTCGAGACCGTGGAGTCGAACGCGCATTCCGCGCGATATCGCGGAACCGTGCGGTTCCGCGCCCACGGCGGCCTGCTCGACGTGATCGTCGCCGATCCGCAGGTGCGGTTCGAGGGCGCCGGGGGCACCATCGCCGTGCGCGCCTCGGAGGATCCGTCCGATCCTCCCGTCGTGCTCGCGCGTGTCGGCGAGCCCGACGCGGCGGGGGCGCCCCAGCTGCGCCTCACCGTCGACGGCGCCCGCCTGCTCGGAGACGTGTACTCCCCGGGGGAGCTGCTCGACCCGTTCCGCGCAGCGGGCGAAGATGCTTGA
- a CDS encoding NUDIX hydrolase: MDLRVSAYAIITDEAGRVLLARWNEGPVPAWTLPGGGIEPGEDPADAAVREVREETGFDAALDELLGIHSYVIPAERRLADAKGPLQALRIVYRAHIVGGELTHEQNGSTDRAEWFAVDAVGALEHVHLVDLGLEMAGLTAR, encoded by the coding sequence ATGGATCTGCGCGTCTCCGCCTATGCGATCATCACCGACGAGGCCGGACGCGTGCTGCTCGCGCGATGGAACGAGGGTCCGGTGCCCGCGTGGACGCTCCCGGGCGGCGGGATCGAGCCCGGCGAGGACCCCGCCGACGCGGCCGTGCGCGAGGTGCGCGAGGAGACCGGCTTCGACGCCGCGCTCGACGAACTGCTCGGCATCCACTCGTACGTCATCCCCGCCGAGCGGCGCCTCGCCGACGCGAAGGGGCCGCTGCAGGCGCTGCGCATCGTCTACCGCGCGCACATCGTCGGCGGCGAGCTGACCCACGAGCAGAACGGCTCGACCGACCGCGCCGAGTGGTTCGCCGTGGATGCCGTGGGCGCACTCGAACACGTGCACCTCGTCGACCTGGGTCTCGAGATGGCGGGCCTCACGGCCCGCTGA
- a CDS encoding NAD(P)/FAD-dependent oxidoreductase, translating to MTIPDAYDLLVVGGGHAGVAVVGQLRKSGYAGTIGVIEGQDELPYERPPLSKGLLLGDVTEEELRLRRADYWQSGVADLHLGVTVTSVDPRAHRVTIGDGSTVGYGRLVWATGASARALPLPGADSENVVAVRTLADARRLERLAATAATAVLIGGGYIGLETAATLAKLGTRVTVVEAQSRLLARVSGPAVARRLAELHAGHGVRVVVDAQVSGLRTAGSRVTSVVLGDGDVLDADLVVVGIGVEPRIAQLVEAGAATAGGVLVDSRCRTGLDGVYAIGDVAAQECGYAGGARLRIESVPNATEQAKCVAADVVGGAEIARGVPWFWSQQYDVRLQTAGILAGFDQEVVREPGADDAYVVGYFREGLLVAADCLNAPRDFNVVKTLLGRRLAVTPERFSAAPALADLLSHEHAAATM from the coding sequence GTGACGATCCCGGATGCCTACGACCTCCTCGTCGTCGGCGGCGGGCATGCGGGGGTCGCCGTCGTCGGCCAGCTCCGCAAGTCGGGATACGCGGGCACGATCGGAGTCATCGAGGGCCAGGACGAGCTACCGTACGAGCGCCCTCCGCTGTCCAAGGGACTCCTCCTCGGCGATGTCACCGAGGAGGAGCTCCGGCTGCGCCGCGCGGACTACTGGCAGAGCGGCGTCGCCGACCTGCATCTCGGCGTGACGGTGACCTCCGTCGACCCTCGGGCGCACCGCGTGACGATCGGCGACGGGAGCACCGTCGGCTACGGGAGGCTCGTCTGGGCCACGGGCGCGAGCGCTCGCGCCCTGCCGCTGCCCGGCGCCGACTCCGAGAACGTCGTCGCCGTCCGCACGCTGGCCGATGCGCGTCGTCTCGAGCGGCTGGCGGCGACCGCGGCGACCGCGGTGCTCATCGGCGGGGGATACATCGGGCTGGAGACGGCGGCCACGCTGGCCAAGCTCGGCACCCGGGTCACCGTCGTCGAGGCGCAGTCGCGCCTGCTGGCGCGGGTGAGCGGACCGGCCGTCGCCCGCCGGCTCGCCGAGCTGCATGCCGGCCACGGCGTGCGCGTCGTCGTCGACGCTCAGGTGAGCGGTCTGCGGACGGCGGGGTCCCGCGTCACCTCCGTCGTCCTGGGGGACGGCGACGTGCTCGACGCCGACCTCGTCGTCGTGGGCATCGGCGTCGAGCCGCGCATCGCGCAGCTCGTCGAGGCGGGTGCGGCGACCGCCGGGGGCGTTCTGGTCGACAGCCGGTGCCGCACCGGTCTCGACGGCGTCTACGCGATCGGGGACGTCGCCGCCCAGGAGTGCGGGTACGCCGGCGGAGCTCGCCTGCGCATCGAGTCGGTGCCCAACGCCACCGAGCAGGCCAAGTGCGTCGCCGCCGACGTCGTGGGCGGCGCCGAGATCGCCAGAGGCGTGCCGTGGTTCTGGTCGCAGCAGTACGACGTGCGCCTTCAGACCGCGGGAATCCTCGCGGGCTTCGATCAGGAGGTCGTCCGGGAGCCCGGTGCCGATGACGCGTACGTCGTCGGGTACTTCCGAGAAGGGCTCCTCGTGGCGGCCGACTGCCTCAACGCTCCCCGCGACTTCAACGTCGTCAAGACCTTGCTCGGCCGCCGCCTCGCCGTCACGCCCGAGCGGTTCTCCGCGGCGCCGGCGCTCGCCGACCTCCTGTCCCACGAGCACGCCGCAGCGACGATGTGA
- a CDS encoding cytochrome P450 produces MTLPADIDHKLVDPAFFAGTGFHAVLAQLRREDPVHWTHDPSYDRGFWSLTRYDDCLRLLEEPENFSNSAGTHIPPNGRPLTEEERFKMGYDVQLVVSDPPRHQELRAPFNPHFSVPAVAKFHGDCDRIVDEILDEIADKGTAEGVTQIAALLPVRLFLSLMDVPEQDWAKVRQITLRMLHPEDPNWGDPDAADYNALIADAMGDLYGYMADHVLARRGKEGADFATLIANKDYRGKMLTEREAGMMGFSVVAGGLETTRNAAAIAIMELARRPEQAALLADDKTAKLAVEEIIRWVTPSKNRLRVATRDLEIGGKQIKKGDWVVGWIVSANRDETVFGPTADQFDITRSPNPHLGFGEGEHICLGRNVARLELRILLQKLFARFPDLRLSGEPEWVHSTNTTGLASLPLAFEPRVPAGV; encoded by the coding sequence ATGACACTTCCCGCCGACATCGACCACAAGCTGGTGGACCCCGCCTTCTTCGCGGGCACCGGGTTCCACGCCGTCCTGGCGCAGCTGCGTCGTGAGGACCCCGTGCACTGGACGCACGATCCCTCGTACGATCGCGGATTCTGGTCCCTCACCCGCTACGACGACTGCCTGCGCCTGCTGGAGGAGCCCGAGAACTTCTCGAACTCCGCCGGAACGCACATTCCGCCGAACGGCCGCCCGCTGACGGAGGAGGAGCGGTTCAAGATGGGGTACGACGTGCAGCTCGTCGTGTCCGACCCGCCCCGTCACCAGGAGCTGCGGGCTCCGTTCAACCCGCATTTCTCCGTTCCGGCCGTCGCCAAGTTCCACGGCGACTGCGACCGCATCGTCGATGAGATCCTCGACGAGATCGCGGACAAGGGCACCGCCGAGGGCGTCACCCAGATCGCCGCCCTCCTGCCCGTGCGGCTCTTCCTGAGCCTCATGGACGTGCCGGAGCAGGACTGGGCGAAGGTGCGCCAGATCACGCTCCGCATGCTGCACCCCGAGGACCCGAACTGGGGCGACCCGGACGCCGCCGACTACAACGCGCTGATCGCGGACGCCATGGGCGACCTGTACGGGTACATGGCGGATCACGTCCTCGCCCGACGCGGCAAGGAGGGCGCGGACTTCGCCACCCTCATCGCGAACAAGGACTACCGCGGCAAGATGCTCACCGAACGCGAGGCCGGGATGATGGGCTTCTCGGTCGTCGCGGGCGGGCTGGAGACCACTCGCAACGCCGCCGCCATCGCGATCATGGAGCTCGCCCGGCGCCCCGAGCAGGCGGCGCTCCTCGCCGACGACAAGACGGCCAAGCTCGCCGTCGAAGAGATCATCCGCTGGGTCACGCCGTCCAAGAACAGGCTGCGTGTCGCGACCAGGGACCTGGAGATCGGCGGCAAGCAGATCAAGAAGGGCGACTGGGTCGTCGGGTGGATCGTGTCGGCCAACCGGGACGAGACCGTCTTCGGACCCACCGCCGATCAGTTCGACATCACCCGCAGCCCGAACCCCCACCTCGGGTTCGGCGAGGGCGAGCACATCTGCCTGGGCCGGAACGTCGCGCGGCTCGAGCTGCGGATCCTGCTCCAGAAGCTGTTCGCGCGGTTCCCCGACCTGCGCCTCTCCGGGGAGCCCGAGTGGGTGCACTCCACCAACACGACCGGCCTGGCGTCGCTTCCGCTCGCGTTCGAGCCGCGGGTTCCCGCCGGCGTGTAG
- a CDS encoding RNA polymerase sigma factor, giving the protein MTADPLHDTITGLARDARGRILSLLASSTRDIALVEDALADAFERALRTWPASGVPDRPEAWVFTVARNRLRDLAGAAARRTAASLDEEIPAVSVAEADVDAIPDKRLELLFVCAHPAIDPGVRAPLMLQVVLGFEAAQIAEAFRVGPAAMAQRLVRAKRRIRDTGIPFRVPGRGDMPSRLPAVLEAIYGAYTLDWLDQQERVRESLADEARWLAVLTAELLGTEPEAWGLAALLTLAQSRAPARIGDPWPPIDRQDTRLWDRTLILHGEALLKRAHGLGRPFGRYQLEAAIQSVHCDRARTGRLDRETLLTLYEGLLVVAPTAGAREAYDALRST; this is encoded by the coding sequence GTGACCGCTGATCCGCTCCACGACACGATCACCGGCCTGGCGCGCGACGCGCGGGGTCGCATCCTGTCGCTGTTGGCGTCCTCGACCCGGGACATCGCCCTGGTCGAGGACGCCCTCGCCGACGCGTTCGAGCGGGCGTTGCGCACGTGGCCGGCGAGCGGCGTGCCCGACCGCCCGGAGGCGTGGGTCTTCACCGTGGCGCGCAACCGTCTCCGCGACCTCGCCGGTGCGGCGGCGCGACGCACCGCGGCATCCCTCGACGAGGAGATCCCGGCCGTTTCCGTCGCCGAGGCCGACGTCGACGCCATCCCCGACAAGCGCCTGGAGCTGCTGTTCGTCTGCGCGCACCCCGCGATCGACCCGGGCGTGCGCGCTCCGCTCATGCTGCAGGTGGTCCTCGGATTCGAGGCCGCGCAGATCGCGGAGGCGTTCCGGGTGGGCCCGGCGGCGATGGCGCAGCGCCTGGTGCGGGCGAAGCGGCGCATCCGTGACACCGGCATCCCCTTCCGCGTGCCGGGCCGCGGCGACATGCCGTCGCGCCTGCCCGCCGTGCTCGAGGCGATCTACGGCGCGTACACCCTGGACTGGCTCGACCAGCAGGAGCGCGTGCGCGAGTCGCTCGCCGACGAGGCGCGCTGGCTGGCCGTGCTGACCGCCGAGCTGCTCGGCACCGAGCCCGAGGCCTGGGGGCTCGCCGCCCTCCTCACCCTCGCGCAGTCGCGCGCGCCGGCGCGCATCGGCGACCCGTGGCCGCCGATCGACCGGCAGGACACGAGGCTCTGGGACCGCACTCTCATCCTGCACGGGGAGGCCCTGCTGAAGCGCGCGCACGGCCTCGGCCGCCCGTTCGGCCGGTATCAGCTCGAGGCCGCGATCCAGTCGGTCCACTGCGACCGTGCTCGCACGGGCCGGCTCGACCGCGAGACGCTCCTGACGCTCTACGAGGGTCTCCTCGTCGTCGCGCCGACGGCGGGCGCGCGCGAGGCGTACGACGCGCTCCGGTCGACATAG
- a CDS encoding LysR family transcriptional regulator has product MLEIEKLHQFAVLARHGSYTAAAAVLHVSQPTLTRSIQSLENTLQTRLLDRGRNGIELTTIGVDVLHHAENLLRHASNIEADIASRSRGVRGHVRIGAGPMVGASVIPHVVSDILNSGLDISVSTVLSKTSTMYAMLLEGELDFFLSRQPNPAWGDKLETTVVGLGRPQFFVRPEHPLASANAVTFADLGEYPRMCATAWNEVLRMSNEPELAQLLYATIESDDTGILTHISRETDTILISTAGMLTGDLVALDIADRGDALPGDVVTLNRPAQRTLSPAALHVIEIAHRRAIAAYGSVPAETPAS; this is encoded by the coding sequence ATGCTTGAGATCGAGAAGCTCCACCAGTTCGCCGTGCTCGCGCGGCACGGCAGCTACACCGCGGCCGCCGCGGTGCTGCACGTGTCCCAGCCGACGCTGACGCGCAGCATCCAGAGCCTGGAGAACACGCTGCAGACGCGTCTGCTGGACCGCGGGCGCAACGGGATCGAGCTGACGACGATCGGCGTCGACGTGCTGCACCACGCCGAGAACCTCCTGCGGCATGCGAGCAACATCGAGGCCGACATCGCCTCACGCTCGCGCGGCGTCCGCGGACACGTGCGCATCGGCGCCGGCCCGATGGTCGGCGCGAGCGTCATCCCGCACGTGGTCAGCGACATCCTGAACTCCGGGCTCGACATCTCGGTGTCCACGGTGCTGTCCAAGACCTCCACGATGTACGCCATGCTCCTCGAGGGCGAGCTCGACTTCTTCCTCTCGCGCCAGCCGAACCCGGCGTGGGGCGACAAGCTCGAGACGACGGTCGTCGGACTCGGTCGTCCTCAGTTCTTCGTGCGGCCCGAGCATCCGCTCGCCTCGGCCAACGCCGTGACGTTCGCGGACCTCGGCGAGTACCCGCGCATGTGCGCCACCGCGTGGAACGAGGTGCTGCGCATGTCCAACGAGCCCGAGCTCGCGCAGCTGCTCTACGCGACGATCGAGAGCGACGACACCGGCATCCTCACGCACATCTCTCGCGAGACGGACACCATCCTCATCTCCACGGCGGGGATGCTGACCGGAGATCTCGTGGCCCTCGACATCGCGGACCGGGGCGATGCGCTGCCGGGCGACGTGGTGACCCTGAACAGACCCGCGCAGCGGACGCTGTCGCCCGCCGCGCTGCACGTCATCGAGATCGCCCATCGCCGGGCGATCGCGGCGTACGGCAGCGTCCCCGCCGAGACGCCGGCCTCCTGA
- a CDS encoding EamA family transporter, which produces MTASTLASPAASATTRGRVWRTLVTALAPVVWGTTYIATTEFLPPDHPLFAALMRALPGGLLAIALTRALPRGDWWWKALVLGTLNIGLFFPLLFVAAERLPGGVAATLAAAQPILVAVLAIVVLHEPRSWWKLGWGVVGVVGVGCVVLGPAASLDAVGIAAGLLSAVGMAVGVVLTKRWGRPPGVGPIGFAGWQLAAGGLVLLVPTLLFEGVPSDIDARAVGGYVWLGLIGGVLAYAVWFRGLHTLPVTSTALLGLLSPLVAAVIGAVVLGQMLSPVQLLGFVLALGALAAGQFPPPASLLPSVRKDRSLP; this is translated from the coding sequence ATGACCGCGTCGACCCTGGCATCCCCCGCTGCGTCCGCGACGACCCGCGGACGGGTCTGGCGCACGCTCGTCACCGCCCTCGCGCCCGTCGTGTGGGGCACGACGTACATCGCGACGACGGAGTTCCTGCCGCCCGACCACCCGCTCTTCGCCGCGCTCATGCGGGCGCTGCCCGGTGGTCTCCTCGCGATCGCCCTCACCCGCGCCCTGCCGCGCGGCGACTGGTGGTGGAAGGCGCTCGTGCTCGGCACGCTGAACATCGGCCTGTTCTTCCCGCTGCTGTTCGTCGCCGCCGAGCGCCTGCCCGGCGGCGTCGCGGCGACCCTCGCGGCCGCGCAGCCGATCCTCGTCGCCGTGCTCGCGATCGTCGTGCTGCACGAGCCGCGCTCGTGGTGGAAGCTCGGCTGGGGCGTCGTCGGGGTCGTCGGCGTGGGCTGCGTCGTGCTGGGTCCCGCAGCGTCGCTGGATGCCGTGGGCATCGCCGCCGGACTGCTCAGCGCGGTCGGCATGGCCGTCGGGGTCGTGCTCACCAAGCGCTGGGGACGCCCTCCCGGGGTCGGGCCGATCGGCTTCGCGGGCTGGCAGCTCGCGGCCGGCGGGCTCGTGCTGCTCGTGCCGACGCTGCTGTTCGAGGGCGTCCCGAGCGACATCGACGCCCGGGCCGTCGGCGGGTACGTGTGGCTCGGCCTCATCGGCGGAGTGCTCGCCTACGCCGTGTGGTTCCGCGGTTTGCACACCTTGCCCGTCACCTCGACCGCCCTGCTCGGCCTGCTGTCGCCGCTCGTCGCCGCCGTCATCGGGGCGGTCGTGCTGGGCCAGATGCTCTCGCCGGTGCAGTTGCTCGGGTTCGTGCTCGCGCTGGGCGCCCTGGCCGCGGGGCAGTTCCCGCCGCCGGCATCCCTTCTTCCCTCGGTCCGCAAAGACAGGAGTCTCCCATGA
- a CDS encoding 2Fe-2S iron-sulfur cluster-binding protein, whose product MAKITYVVPENGTERTVEFAEGDDVMTVAVNNDVPGIEGECGGEMNCGTCHVWVGEKWYGSFGEPDWDEGVMLDIVDRAPTSRLGCQLKLCGAHDGIVVTVATGEASS is encoded by the coding sequence ATGGCGAAGATCACCTATGTCGTGCCCGAGAACGGGACCGAGCGCACCGTCGAGTTCGCCGAGGGCGACGACGTCATGACGGTCGCGGTCAACAACGACGTGCCCGGCATCGAGGGCGAGTGCGGCGGCGAGATGAACTGCGGCACGTGTCACGTGTGGGTCGGAGAGAAGTGGTACGGCAGCTTCGGCGAGCCCGACTGGGACGAGGGGGTCATGCTCGACATCGTCGACCGCGCGCCCACCAGCCGGCTCGGATGTCAGCTCAAGCTCTGCGGCGCGCATGACGGCATCGTTGTGACGGTCGCCACCGGAGAGGCGTCGTCGTGA